AATGAGCTCCGTGATGCCCTCTGGGCCTGCGTGGAAACGGTGCACAAGGCCGTGCAGGTGGACCACGCGGTGGATGCCACCACGGAACAGCAGATGGAGCGGGCGAAGACGGCGTTGCAGCGTATGCAGACCGGTTCCATCAAGCAGGAGGTCCTTGGGGCTGTGATCGCCATCGAGGGAGCGCTACGGACCCGTCGTGAGCAGCAGCAGGAGCAGTACGTGAGCCTCGGTCGCAAGCTCGAGGGTCTGAGTCAGCAGCTGGAGGAGGCCCGTCGCGAATGCACCACCGATGCGCTCACGGGGCTGGGCAACCGCAAGCACTTCGATATCGTGGCGTCCCGGGCGCGGCAGATGCATTCCCTCGGGCGGCAGCCGGTGGCGCTGCTCATGGTCGACATCGACCGGCTGAAGCTCGTGAACGACCTGTACGGCCATCAGTCGGGTGACGCGGCCATCGTGAACCTCGGTAAGGCCCTCGCCAGGACGTTTCTGCGCTCGAGTGACGTACTCTGCCGTTTGGGGGGCGACGAGTTCGCGGTGATCCTGTTCAACACCGACTGGAAGATGGCGCTGACGCTGGCCAAGCGGCTGCAGGAGCAGCTCAGTCTCATGCCGGCGCCACACCAGAACATGGAGTTCGCGATCGGGGCGAGCGTGGGCGTGGCGCAACTCGAGGGGCACGAAGAGGTGGCCGACTGGGTGTCCCGCGCCGACAAGGCGCTGTACAAGGCCAAGCAGCATGCCCGAGAACGGGTCTGCGTGGCGGACGGTCTCTCACTGCCCACGGACTGAGGGGGCCGGCGCCCGTGGGCCCGTTGTCAGGTGCTCGCGCGCGCACCGCTTGACGCGCGCAGTGCATTCAGGATGACGGCCACATCGATCGCTTCCTGGATCAGTGCGCCCGCCACCGGGGTGAGCATACCGGCGGCCGCAAAGCCCATCCCCACAAGCGACAGCCCGAGTCCCACGCCAATCGATTGCCGGGCGATGAACAGCGCCCGCCGTCCGATCTCCACCGCTTCGGGAATACGCCCCGGGTCGTCCACGAGCAGTACCACGTCGGCCGCCTCGGCCACCACCCCGCCGCCGTGCCCCGCCAGCGCCACCCCGACGGTGGCGGTACTCAGTGAAGGGGCATCGTTGGTACCGTCGCCCACCATGAGCACCCGGCGACCTCCCTTCTCGATGGCGCTCACGCGGGAGGCCTTGTCCTGGGCCGTCAGGCCGCCGGCGAACTGCGAGATCCCCACCGCTTCCGCAATGGCGCGCACATTCTCCTCCCGGTCGCCCGAGAAGAGGTACAGGTCGCGCAACCCGAGCGCGCGCAGCGCCTCGAACATGGGAGCGAGCTCCGGGCGTATCTGGTCGGCGAACTCAATGCGCGCCACTTCGCCCCCCGCGGTGGCCACATACGCGCGCAGCCCGGTCGCGTCGCTTTCCATGGTCGCGAGCAGTCCGGCCGCTGCGGGCACTCGCTCCTGCAGCCGTTCGCGGACGAAGTCCGGTGACCCCACCACCACCCACTCGCCCGCCACTTCACCGGTCACTCCGCGGCCGGGCGTTTCGTGCAGTGCCGTGGCCATGGCCAGCGTCGCGCCGCGCGCCTCCGCCTCGGCCACGATCACGCGTGCCAGCAGGTGCCCCGAGCCCTGCTCCACGGCTGCGGCCTTGGCCAGCACGGTGAGCAGGTCGCTTCCGTCGCCGGCGATCACCCGCGCCACCTGGGGCTTGCCCACGGTGAGTGTTCCTGTCTTGTCGAAGACGGCGGTGTCGACCCGCGAGAGCCCCTCCAGCGCCGCGCCATGGCGCACGATGATGGCGCGCCGCGCCGCGCGATTGATGCCGCCAATGATGGCCACCGGCGCGGCGAGAATGAGCGGGCACGGGGTCGCCACCACCAGTACGGCCAGCACGCGTGTCCAGTCGTGCGACACCAGCCACGCCACCAGACAGGCCAGCAGGGTGAGCGGGGTGAACCACACCGCCCACACATCGGCGGTGCGCTGCAACGGACTCTTCGACGCCTGCGCGCTGCGCACCAGGTCCACGATGCGCGCGTACTGGCTTTCCTGCGAACGACGTTCGGCGCGCATGGTGAACGCGCCTTCCTGGTTCACGCTTCCCGAGAGCAGTCGGGCACCGACCGCCGTTCGCACCGGCACGGGCTCGCCGGTAAGACGCGACGTGTCCACATGCGACGTGCCGTCGAGCACCACGCCGTCGGCCGGTACCAGCTCCCCCGGGCGAATCAGCAGGGCGTCACCGGGTTCGATGATGCCGGCATCGATGTCCTCCACGCGCCCCTTGCGCACGCGGTGCGCGGTCCGCGGGGCATCAGCCTCAAGGGCCGCCACCGCATTCGAGGCGCGCGCGACCGCATAGGCATCGAGCGCCTCGCCCCCCGTCTGCATGAGCACGACGACGAGACCGGCCAGTGGTTGCCCCAGCAGCAGCGCTCCCACGATGGCCAGCATGGCGACCACGTCGGCGGCAAACTCGCCGCGCAACATGCCGCGCAATGTACGCCACGCCACCGGCACCCCGGTGACAAGCAGCCCCAGCAGCCACACGCGATCGCGCCACGGATCGGCCGACAGCACGAGCGGCGTGGCGAACCCGGCCAGCAGGAACGCGAGCGCGATCAGCGGCGGAGGCGATATGGGGAAGGACAATCGGGTTTTCGCATGAGGGTGGCAGAATCGCCCGGCGCACGCTCTCATCCATGCGGCTCGGTACCGCGCCCCGCAAGGGTGAAATCACGGACTGGATGAATCCTGATTAGCTTGCTCTGGTATGACCAATACACATTCTCACGCGGCGCTTGCCGCGATCGTTGACATTGCCGCCGACGCGATCATCGCGCTCGATGACAACTTCCGCATCGTGCGCTTCAATCGTGGTGCCGAGCAGATCTTTCAATGGCAGGAGGCCGACATGCTGGGGCAGCCGCTCGACCGGCTGCTCCCCATGAGTGCGCGCGCGGTGCATCGCGGCCATATGCGCACCTTCGCCGAGGGTCCGGCGGATGCGCGAATCATGGCCCATCGCCGCGCCATTGCCGGGCTGCGCCGGAACGGGGAGATGTTCCCCGCCGAAGCGTCCATTGCCCGCGTCACGATGGACGGCGAACGCACCTTCATGGTGACGTTGCGTGATGTGAGTGAACGCGTGAAGAGCGAAGAGCGACAGAAGTTGCTCTCGACTGCCGGGTGGGTGCTGGCGGCCTCGCTCGACGTGGAGTCCACGATGGCCACCATCGCCGAGCTGCCTGTACCGCTGCTTGGGGAATGGAGCCTGCTCGAGCTGCTCACCCCCGACGGCGCCATGCGGCGGGCGGCCGCCGTGCACACGGACCTGCAGCGTCACGAGGACACGGCGGCGCTCCTGTCGCGCGTGGCGGAGCCGCTCGAGCTCGATCCGCTGCCCACGAGTGGTGCACGGGTGGCTCACGAAGCGGAGGCGCAGCGCATCACCGATGTTGGCGCCTGGCTCAAGGCGAACTTCCACGATGCCCCGTCGCGCGCGCGCGCCGAATCACTTGGCGTGAGCGCGGTGCTGCTCGTGCCACTGCGCGCAGGCGGACGCGCGCTCGGTGCCCTGCACCTCGTGCGCACCCGCCCCGCGGCCACGCACTCGCTCGAGGAGCAGCAGGTAGCCGACCAGTTCGCCGGCCTGGCGGCGCTCGCCCTCGAGAATGCCCGGCTGTATCAGCAGTCGCGCAGCGCCGTGCGTGAGCGCGACGAGATGCTCGCCATTGTCTCGCATGACCTGCGCAATCCGGTCAATGCCATCGTGATGCTCACCGGGGCGGTGCTCAAGCGGGACGTCGACGCCATCGCCCCCGAGGTGGAGCAGGCGCACATGGCGCGCGACGAGGTCGAGGCGGTGCGCGCCGCTGCGCGTCAGGCCGACGGGCTCATTCAGGATCTGCAGGATGTCTCGCGCATCTCGGCGGGACGCCTGCGCGTGGAACGCCGACGCGTGCCCGCGGCGGAGATCCTCAAGGAATGCGCCGACATGTTCGAGCCGGTCATGGTCGATGCGGCACTGCGCTTCGTGCGCCGTTTCGACGAGGACCTGCCGGTGCTGCTGGCCGATCGCCATCGTCTGCAGCAGGTGCTCTCCAATCTGCTGGGAAACGCCGTGCGGTTCACGCCGCACGGTGGTGAAATCGTGCTCGCCGCGGCGCGGCACGACGACATGCTGCGCATCAGCGTACGGGACACGGGGCCGGGCGTCGCCATCGACGACGTCCCGCGCCTCTTCGAGCGCTACTTCCAGGCCCCGCGCCTGTTGCGCGCAGGGTCGGGGCTCGGCCTCTACATCGCCAAGGGCATCGTCGAGGCCCACGGCGGCGAGATCGGCGTGGACTCGGAAGTGGGGAAGGGGGCCGAGTTCTGGTTTACCGTGCCGGCGTAGGGCCTTCGGCCCACCACCTCACCCGAACAGCCGCGTCCGCGCTGCTTCGCTCAGCGCCACCACCGCCGGGTGCGCCAGCTTGCGCTCGGCACTGATGGCGTAGAAGCGCTCCCGGACGTCGGGGAGTCGGCCCACCACACGCACATGATAGGCGCGCCGGATCTGCGCCTCCACCACCGATGGCGCGGCGAAGAGGCCCATGCCCTCCTGGCCGAACACCTGGAGGAGCGCCACGTCTTCGGCCTCGCACACCACGTCGGGGCGCACGTCCTGCGCCACACACCATGCGTCGAGGGAGCGGCGCATGGCGGTGTTGCTGGTCGGCATGATGAAGGGCGCACCGTCCAACGACGCCGGGAACTTGCGTCGATGCTTGTTCGCCAGCGCCTCCGTGCCGAACACGGTGAGGCCGCATTCGCCAAGCAGGTGCGTGAACAGCGTGATGGGCAACCCCGGCGATGCGGGCGTATCGGTGAGGACCACGTCCAGCGCGTGCACCGCCAGGTCGGCGAGCAGCCGCTCCGTCTTGTCGATACGGCAGGTGAGGCGTAGCCCCGGCAGGGCGTCGAGCGCCGGGCGCAGCAGCCGCCAGGTGGTGAGCTTGGGGAGCGAGTCGGAGATCCCCACGACCAGTTTGGCGGGGAGTCGTGCATCACCGCGCGCAAGCGCTTCCGTGAGTTCGCGGCCCGTGCGGAACATGTCGTCGGCATAGTGGAAGACGAGATGCCCCGTTTCGGTGAGCACGAGATTGCGCCCGCGCTTGTCGAACAGCGCCGCGCCCAGAGAGCGCTCCAGCTGCTTGAGCTGCGTGCTGATGGTGGGCTGCGTGAGGTGCAACACTTCCGTGGCGCGCGTGATGCTTCCTTCGCGCGCCACCACCCAGAAGTACAGCAGATGCTGGTAGTTGAGGGTGTTGAGGGAGAGCGGCGCCATCACACGGAGACCGGCATCACCTTGCCGGTGTCGAGGTCATACACACCACCGGCAATGACGAGTGTGCCTGCCTTCACCCGTCGTGCAAGCACCGGTGATGCTTCCTTGAGAATCTCCGCCTGCAACTCGACGTTGCGCGCAATGGCCCGGTTCACGTCGCCGCCGCTTTCCTTGGCTGCGCGCCGGATGTGCTGGTACAGGGTGGAGATCTGTCCCGGCACCTCGGTCCCCGCCATGGTGGCCGACACGGCGCCGCACTTCGTGTGCCCCAGCACATACAGCACCTGCGCCCCCAGCACCTCCGTGCCGAACTCCAGCGACCCGATGATGGCCGGATCCGCCACGTTGCCGGCGATGCGCGTCACGAAGATGTCGCCGAATCCCTGGTCGAAGACGATCTCGATGGGCACACGCGAGTCGGCGCAGCCAAGAAAGGCGGCGAAGGGCTTCTGGCCGGCCGCCACTTCCTTGAGTCGCGCCATGTTGCGGTTGGGCGCCATGACCTGACCTTGCACGAATCGTGCGTTGCCCTCGTACAGCGCCGCGAGCGCCGCTGTGGGATCGGCATACGGGTGCGACACCGACCGCGGGGCACCGTGGCCCCACGCCGGTGTGGCCAGTGCGCCGGACGCCACACCGCCGCCCAGCAAGGCCGCCCCGGCCATCGTGGCTGAATGCAGGAAGGCGCGACGCGACGGTGTGGCTGCAGGGGGAACGTTCGAGGTGCACATGTCAGAGGCCTCCGGTAGGGGTGGACTGGCGGTATTTGTCACCGCGAACCACGGCGACGTCGGACAGGTAGGCAATCACCTCGTAGTCGGTGAAGTAGCTGCGGGCGATGTGGGCGACGATGCGCTCCGCCACGTCGGGCGGGACGATGGTTTCGATGCGCACATTGATCCCCGGGATCTCCGCGGCATGCAGCGCCCGCGATCCCTGACCGCGCCCTTCGACGACGGTGAACCCGGTCGCCCCCAGGCGGCGAAGCTCCTGCGTGATACGAGGCTCCAGCACCGGCTCGGCGATGATCGTGACCAGCTTGAACGGAAAGGTGAGCATGACGGGAACCTCAGGCGGCAAGGCGCTGCGCGAGCGCGTAGTAGAGGGGAATACCGGCGAGGATGTTGAACGGGAAGGTGATCGCGAGCGCCGCCGTGAGTGAGTACGTGGGGTTCGCTTCCGGCAGGGTGAGGCGCACGGCCGGCGGTGCGGCGATGTAGCTCGCACTCGCCGCCATCGTGCCAAGCACCGCCGCGCCACTCGGCGACAGCCCCGCCCACTCACCAAGCACCACGCCCAGCGCGCCGTGCGCGAGCGGCAGCACAATCCCGTAGCCCAGCAGGAACGGCCCCACCTTCTTGAGGTCACCGAGGCGATCGCCGGCCACCACCCCCATCTCCAACAGGAAGAGCATCAACGCTCCCTTGAAGCCGCTGTCGAAGAACGGCGATACGGCCTTCCACCCGGCTTCACCCATGAAGAAGCCGACGATCAGGCCACCCACCAGCAGAATCATCGTGCGCCCGGTGAGCACCTCGTGCAGCACGTCCTTCATACTTCCCTGAGCGGCCGCGTGGCCGCCCGCGGCGATGAGCTGCTTGTTGCGCTGAATGGCGCCAATCGCGAGCGCAATGTGAATACCGGGGCTTTCGAGCAGCGTGAGCAGCGTGGGCATGTACCCTTCCGCCGGCGCTCCCACGCGCACCATGAACTGCTGCGCGGCAATAAACGTCACGGCGCTCACCGACCCGTAGTGGGCCGCCATCCCGGCGGAGTCGCTGGCATTGAAGCGGCCCACGTACCGCATGGCCGCGTAGGCCGTCAGCGGCGTGATGCACCCCAGCAGCAGCGTCACCCCCGCGGGCGCGACGATGGCAGCGAAGCTGGCGTGTGAAAGCTCCACGCCGCCCTTCAGGCCGAGGGCGAACAGGAGGTAGATGGACAGCGCGCTGTAGATGTCCTTCGGCAGCGAGAACTCGCTCTTCACCAGGCGCGCGAAGATGCCCAGCGCGAAAGCCAGGGGAATGGGCGAGAGCAGGTTGGCCTTGAGCGTTTCGATCATGGGGGGAATGGAGGGGGACGCCGGCGCCAGCAGGTGCGATCTATCACGGCCGTAGTCTGCGCAAACCCGGTGCATAATCCAAATCGAATGTTAGTCGCAAACACATTCAAAAAGCCTATAGATAAAACGCGCAAGAAAAAAGGCGCCACGACGTGGCGCCTCTCTTCGGTGCAACCGGCCGCTGGGGCTAGTGCTTCTCGCCCGCGGGAGCCGCTGCCGGCGCGTGATCCCCACCGCCGCCATGGTCGGCGGCGGCACTGTGATCGCCGCCCGCGGCATGCTTGGCCTGATCGCGCTCGTAGTACACCTGCTGCGCCATCGGATCGCGCGGGTGACGGTAGGTGTTCTTGTGGATGGTCCACGCGCCGAAACCGAGCGCCGCCGTGAAGACGCAGGTCACGAGGGCCGCGCCCCACCCCAACTTGTTCGGATCGTACTGCTGAGCACTCATGAAGACACCCTGAGCAGGTTGTGATTGCCATCGGCGACACGCGGCACCAGCGCCTGCCGGCGCACCATCCACCGGGGAGCTGGTCCGTCGCAACGGGGGGAACCTAGTGGGACCCGGATCATTCTTCCACCCTTGGCCCCGTCTCGTGCGCCGGGTCCACCAGCCGAGCCGGAAGAATGGCCTCGCTGCCATAACGATCCCGGATGCGATCCAGTGCCCGGGTGAGGGCCCGGTCCCGCTCCGACTCCGTGGGGTCGGGGAAGGGGAGGCCCTCGCCACCCTCCCCCTTCCCCTCTCCACCGCCACCGCGGGAGACCCCGGGGCTGGCCGATGCCGTCGGCTCGGCGAACAGCCCAAGCTGGGTGGCTGGGAGGGGGGCGCCCCGGTCGTCGTCGTCGAAGTGCGACAGCGCGATCCCCAGCAGCCGCAGCGGCACGCGGCGCTTGCGGCGCAGCTGACGGAGCAGGGGGCGGGCGGCCTTGAGCACCGCCCCTTCCGATTCGATGAATCCGCCCAGGGTGCGCTGCGCCGACCGCACCCGGAAATCCGCGTCCTTCACCTTCACCGTGACCGTGCGCGCTCGCAGCGCCTGCCGACGCAGGTCGCTGCTCACGCGCACGGCCAGCCGCAGCAACTCCCGCTCCAGCAGGTCGTCGTCATCCAGATCGCGGGCGAAGGTGTCCTCGCGGCTCACCTGTTTCTGGCGCTCCCGGGGCGACACGATGCTGTCGTCCACACCGCGAACCCGCCGTGCGAGCCACCGCCCCGTGCGCTCACCCAGCCGGCTCACGAGCGCCTCCTCCGGCCAGCGCTGGGCCTCCCGCACGGTCTCCAGTCCCATGCGGGCCAGCGTCTCTGCCAGCCGCGGTCCCACCATGGGCAGTTCCGCCAGCTGGAATCGGCCGAGAAACTCGGCTTCCTCGCCGGGGGCCACGCAGTGCACGCCAGTGGCACCGCTCCCCGGCTTCGGTTTCCCCACCTCCACTGCCATCTTCGCCACGAGGCGCGAGGTGCCGCCGCCAATGGAGACATACAATCCCGTGGCCTCGAAGACCGCCTCGCGGATGCGCCGCGCCGTGTCGGCGAGGGATTCGTGGCCATAGAGCGCTTCGGTGCCGGCGAGGTCGCAATACCACTCGTCAATGCTGGAGGCCTGCACGACGGGAGCAAACCGCCCGAGCACCCCCTGGATGGCGCGGCTCCGTTCACTGCAGGCCGCACGCGGCACGGGGACGCACAGGGCGTCGGGGCAAAGCGCCAGCGCTCGCGCAATGGGCATGGCCGAGCGGACCCCATAGCGGCGGCACTCGTACGAGGCACTGCACACGACCCCGCGTGACCCGGGGCGGCCACCCACGATGAGCAGGGCGGCGCGTCCGGCCCCCTCCGGATCGACCTGGCGTGCCACCGCCACGAAAAACGCGTCGGCGTCCACGAGCAGAATGCGGCGAGCGGGGGTCATGGCGGAAAGCTACCGCACGCGTGCAACGTGCATGGGTGACACCCGCCATCCTTCTCGCCCGGAAATCCGGCGTGCCGCACGACGTGCTCAGCTACGAGCACGATCCGCGTGCGGCCTCATTCGGCCTCGAGGCCGCCACTCTTCTGGGGCTCGACCCCGCGTCGGTCTTCAAGACGCTGGTGGCCGACGTGGACGGGGTGGGGCTGGCCTGCGCGGTCGTCCCCGTGAGTGCCACGCTCGATCTCAAGGCGCTTGCCGACACCGTGGGTGGCCGTCGTGCCCGCATGGCCGACCCTCAGGCCGCGGAACGTGCCACGGGCTACGTGGTGGGGGGCATCAGCCCGTTGGCGCAGAAGAAACGGCTGCCGCTGGTGCTCGACGACAGTGCGCAACACTTCCCGCGCATTCACGTGAGTGCCGGGCGCCGTGGACTCGAAATCGCGCTGTCCGCGGACGACCTGCTGGTGTTGACGGGCGGGGCGACGGCGGCCATTGCCCGCCGCTGAGCCTCGCACAGTCGGCGACGGGTGAACGGGCGACGGGAGAATCGGCGACGCGGCTAGACGGCGCGCGGCCCGCTTGGCGCGCGGTCCAGCTCCCGGTTGGAGTCGCGTCCGCGTGCCGTCACCGGCCAGCGCGTTTCCACCGCATGGCCGCGCACCCCGATGATCTCGTCGAAGAGGTGCACCACGATGCACACATGGTTGGGTACGATGCGCACCTGATCGCCCAG
The window above is part of the Gemmatimonas sp. genome. Proteins encoded here:
- a CDS encoding GGDEF domain-containing protein, producing the protein MTDAAVQTATTVPAAAPVAGCEPSVPVDDGLGLVLDALGGILAALSRYPIDLPDRSGEELSRELTRWRRHATMGCALSEHDDASVGVAARDWSGVVRTVTEQRRDEHRYVKASINELRDALWACVETVHKAVQVDHAVDATTEQQMERAKTALQRMQTGSIKQEVLGAVIAIEGALRTRREQQQEQYVSLGRKLEGLSQQLEEARRECTTDALTGLGNRKHFDIVASRARQMHSLGRQPVALLMVDIDRLKLVNDLYGHQSGDAAIVNLGKALARTFLRSSDVLCRLGGDEFAVILFNTDWKMALTLAKRLQEQLSLMPAPHQNMEFAIGASVGVAQLEGHEEVADWVSRADKALYKAKQHARERVCVADGLSLPTD
- a CDS encoding LysR family transcriptional regulator, which translates into the protein MAPLSLNTLNYQHLLYFWVVAREGSITRATEVLHLTQPTISTQLKQLERSLGAALFDKRGRNLVLTETGHLVFHYADDMFRTGRELTEALARGDARLPAKLVVGISDSLPKLTTWRLLRPALDALPGLRLTCRIDKTERLLADLAVHALDVVLTDTPASPGLPITLFTHLLGECGLTVFGTEALANKHRRKFPASLDGAPFIMPTSNTAMRRSLDAWCVAQDVRPDVVCEAEDVALLQVFGQEGMGLFAAPSVVEAQIRRAYHVRVVGRLPDVRERFYAISAERKLAHPAVVALSEAARTRLFG
- a CDS encoding sodium-dependent bicarbonate transport family permease, translated to MIETLKANLLSPIPLAFALGIFARLVKSEFSLPKDIYSALSIYLLFALGLKGGVELSHASFAAIVAPAGVTLLLGCITPLTAYAAMRYVGRFNASDSAGMAAHYGSVSAVTFIAAQQFMVRVGAPAEGYMPTLLTLLESPGIHIALAIGAIQRNKQLIAAGGHAAAQGSMKDVLHEVLTGRTMILLVGGLIVGFFMGEAGWKAVSPFFDSGFKGALMLFLLEMGVVAGDRLGDLKKVGPFLLGYGIVLPLAHGALGVVLGEWAGLSPSGAAVLGTMAASASYIAAPPAVRLTLPEANPTYSLTAALAITFPFNILAGIPLYYALAQRLAA
- a CDS encoding ATP-binding protein, giving the protein MTNTHSHAALAAIVDIAADAIIALDDNFRIVRFNRGAEQIFQWQEADMLGQPLDRLLPMSARAVHRGHMRTFAEGPADARIMAHRRAIAGLRRNGEMFPAEASIARVTMDGERTFMVTLRDVSERVKSEERQKLLSTAGWVLAASLDVESTMATIAELPVPLLGEWSLLELLTPDGAMRRAAAVHTDLQRHEDTAALLSRVAEPLELDPLPTSGARVAHEAEAQRITDVGAWLKANFHDAPSRARAESLGVSAVLLVPLRAGGRALGALHLVRTRPAATHSLEEQQVADQFAGLAALALENARLYQQSRSAVRERDEMLAIVSHDLRNPVNAIVMLTGAVLKRDVDAIAPEVEQAHMARDEVEAVRAAARQADGLIQDLQDVSRISAGRLRVERRRVPAAEILKECADMFEPVMVDAALRFVRRFDEDLPVLLADRHRLQQVLSNLLGNAVRFTPHGGEIVLAAARHDDMLRISVRDTGPGVAIDDVPRLFERYFQAPRLLRAGSGLGLYIAKGIVEAHGGEIGVDSEVGKGAEFWFTVPA
- the ybaK gene encoding Cys-tRNA(Pro) deacylase: MTPAILLARKSGVPHDVLSYEHDPRAASFGLEAATLLGLDPASVFKTLVADVDGVGLACAVVPVSATLDLKALADTVGGRRARMADPQAAERATGYVVGGISPLAQKKRLPLVLDDSAQHFPRIHVSAGRRGLEIALSADDLLVLTGGATAAIARR
- a CDS encoding carbonic anhydrase gives rise to the protein MCTSNVPPAATPSRRAFLHSATMAGAALLGGGVASGALATPAWGHGAPRSVSHPYADPTAALAALYEGNARFVQGQVMAPNRNMARLKEVAAGQKPFAAFLGCADSRVPIEIVFDQGFGDIFVTRIAGNVADPAIIGSLEFGTEVLGAQVLYVLGHTKCGAVSATMAGTEVPGQISTLYQHIRRAAKESGGDVNRAIARNVELQAEILKEASPVLARRVKAGTLVIAGGVYDLDTGKVMPVSV
- a CDS encoding DNA polymerase IV, translating into MTPARRILLVDADAFFVAVARQVDPEGAGRAALLIVGGRPGSRGVVCSASYECRRYGVRSAMPIARALALCPDALCVPVPRAACSERSRAIQGVLGRFAPVVQASSIDEWYCDLAGTEALYGHESLADTARRIREAVFEATGLYVSIGGGTSRLVAKMAVEVGKPKPGSGATGVHCVAPGEEAEFLGRFQLAELPMVGPRLAETLARMGLETVREAQRWPEEALVSRLGERTGRWLARRVRGVDDSIVSPRERQKQVSREDTFARDLDDDDLLERELLRLAVRVSSDLRRQALRARTVTVKVKDADFRVRSAQRTLGGFIESEGAVLKAARPLLRQLRRKRRVPLRLLGIALSHFDDDDRGAPLPATQLGLFAEPTASASPGVSRGGGGEGKGEGGEGLPFPDPTESERDRALTRALDRIRDRYGSEAILPARLVDPAHETGPRVEE
- a CDS encoding heavy metal translocating P-type ATPase, translated to MSFPISPPPLIALAFLLAGFATPLVLSADPWRDRVWLLGLLVTGVPVAWRTLRGMLRGEFAADVVAMLAIVGALLLGQPLAGLVVVLMQTGGEALDAYAVARASNAVAALEADAPRTAHRVRKGRVEDIDAGIIEPGDALLIRPGELVPADGVVLDGTSHVDTSRLTGEPVPVRTAVGARLLSGSVNQEGAFTMRAERRSQESQYARIVDLVRSAQASKSPLQRTADVWAVWFTPLTLLACLVAWLVSHDWTRVLAVLVVATPCPLILAAPVAIIGGINRAARRAIIVRHGAALEGLSRVDTAVFDKTGTLTVGKPQVARVIAGDGSDLLTVLAKAAAVEQGSGHLLARVIVAEAEARGATLAMATALHETPGRGVTGEVAGEWVVVGSPDFVRERLQERVPAAAGLLATMESDATGLRAYVATAGGEVARIEFADQIRPELAPMFEALRALGLRDLYLFSGDREENVRAIAEAVGISQFAGGLTAQDKASRVSAIEKGGRRVLMVGDGTNDAPSLSTATVGVALAGHGGGVVAEAADVVLLVDDPGRIPEAVEIGRRALFIARQSIGVGLGLSLVGMGFAAAGMLTPVAGALIQEAIDVAVILNALRASSGARAST